The following is a genomic window from Papilio machaon chromosome 7, ilPapMach1.1, whole genome shotgun sequence.
cagtttttaaacatgtgtacgaaatatattattttttattatattacatacagacaattttatctaatatacgagtataaaattctcgtgtcacagttttcgttcccgtactcctccgaaacggcttgaccgattctcatgaaattttgtgagcatattcagtaggtctgagaatcggccaacatctatttttcattttctttttaactgcgcgcggacggagtcgcgggcgacagctagttaatatgTAAAGATGAGCAGTTCAttacttatgttatattattattatatatttcatattaccGATCCATGATATGTCACCATCATTGAGAGAGAGTCCGTTTTCTTTCCCGCGCAAAGCGTCCACCATTCCTGACATTTGTCCGAAAATAAATCCATCCGATACACTGCAAATTGTGAGGCCACTAAAAATGAATAACTGAAATACATTAGATAGgttgattttattaactgttatgtataactttatattattaatcttaAACTGTAAAAAACTAACTTTCGACGTTTTATACTTGTCCATGTTTGCCAGTgacctttttataaataaactgtatTGGTTGTTGATGTATCGAAGTCAAATCTCTTTGGGATCGTCCATTAAGTacgtgattttattaataagattttaaaccCTCTGAGGTGATGTGGTGCGGTTTTAAACTGCCACTCAGTGGTAACTGCTAACTCCCACATATCCAAAAGCACgtgtaactttttttgtacattaaaatcttcaaaaatgATCTTTAATTACGAGTGTAATGTGATTAAATTAACTCatctaattaaattagttgccttataattaattacgttTTCATAATCAGccagagaaataaaaacatatgatTTTAATCTTCGTGAGGTTCGGTGATTTTTACGGAATCTCTACCCCTTTCGTGCCATATTAGATTTAAGTATGTACAAACCCTTATCACCTTAGTACACGACTAGAGTCACTGTATCCGAGTTTTGTACGACACAAATAATCAAAATCCAGTTCCTTAGGAACGCATATACGTACAACAAAtagacacattttttttttatttatacagttgTAAAACGACATAAAgaactttaaattgttaatgttaCCTGGCGCACAGTTCGTGAAGGATGCATTTTGCAGACTTGTTGATTTAAATGAGGTACTGCTCTTATAAGTTATCCGTAGGATTCCTTACACGTTGGTTGCAGCACTCACAAGAAACATTAGTAGACTTgttttataatgataattgTTGGGTACTCATAAAACATGTGATACTGCTAGATAAGTATGGCTTTTAAGTTTACCTTGAGAAACACTTTGTCTTTTTGCAAGCTTTACTTGACATGTACTGAATATGAAATGACATGAAGGGTATGTAGGACCTTCAACCATCTTATCAGGTACTGCACAGGATGCTTGAAGGTCAAAACTAATTGGTACAACGCTAAGTATATCAGTAGAaaatatacacatttacaAACGGAATAGCACATTTTCCGCTAAAACTCGTAATTTTCGAAACACCTCCGATAAAAAACCTTTTCTCACGTATCTATACAACATTTAAgctatcttaattttttaaatagctgtcTCCTGCGACTCTATCCGAGCGGGattgaaagaaaaacttaattagtagcctatgttctacatctctgccaaatttcagcgggatccattgagtcgttccggagataccttcaaaaaacattcatccttccattcgcatttataatattagtaatactagctgtctcccgctCCTCTGTTCGCgccaaatagaaaaaaaaaggtagcctatgtgttcttccagaccgtgttctacatctgtgccaaattttaacaGGATCCATAGATATCTCCTAACAatcatctatccatctaaactttcgcatttataatattaataagaaataagatgTAACATCACTTTAtcgcattttttaaataaaataaatgataaatagaaataacgtAATGTCCTCTTAACTTTAACGTTAATCTTTTTACGTAATTTCGACGTGGGATctcattcatcatcatcaacctgcccttatccctatggagggtcggcacagtatgtactacttctccatacatctctatcagccgtcatatctaaatttaccctcttcttacgcatatcctctttcacacaatccatccatactttctttggtcttcctctacctttatagatatattttgttacaaaaaacattCTCAAATCCAGTATTTTTGTCACTTtgttattctattattttttttacatctgaAAAGGTttaaggtattaaaaaaacacggACAATTGTTTGATAtgagttttataatatgttcatACAATAGAATGTAAACTGCGTACAATTTGCTCTATATTTTCAAAGGCACAATTCAGATACCGCTCAACATCGTAATATATTGCTAATCtcaattaattcattttgtatatgtatataaggAATAATACAATTTCTGAAAACATTCATGTACAGTCAActgaataaacatataaacattttttaaacttcaaaAACTTGTATACACAtttgatttcaaatatatatccACCGTAttgtttcaaaaatgtataccTCATACAATGTATAcaacttattttgtaaacaaaacattttttttgtttacaaaataagttgTTATACaagagtttaaatttttataaatgtatttgttttttgcagctgactgtacacgTATTTATCTGATGAAGTATAGGGTTgtcatcttttatatttaattttgtcaacTTATTTGAAATTGAGGTAACCCTGACCACATGTCAACGATATCATAGTTtatgaaaaactttatttaataacttttttattatttaattatattattattttatataagtattaaatataatttaaacaactaaaatattaagtaagatttttatataataaataataaatgtgtttggaattcatttaaaagaattttaatattaattcagttacgttatgatattaaataataaatatttattgaatttcacttgaatattgtattttaattacttaattgaaGAAAGAATTCTATATAAAGTGGAACCTGGATGAGCGAGAGTCTAACAGACCGCGATATTACTCtcatttatagaggttttcacTTAGTTCTCGCTTATTTTagactgtaattataaaacatatttacataaatcaaTATGGATTGCTTgattgttatgtaaatacttattattgttattttaattatgtattttgtatcCATAATCCATATTAAAGTGGATTAAACTTGATTATACTTCAGTGTTTTAAAATGGGTATGGATATTGTTCCTGTTTTAGCATTATAACTAATATATAACCAATTTCATCTTTTAATGaatcatttcaaataaaaatatacatttcaaCATATACTTcgttatgttaaatatattattatatatgagATTGAATGACATATATGTGTATGTACACAtttgtatgttataatttcataaaacaataaaatcttatgaactaattcacattaaaaatattggcataaaataaaaatatatctctaTTCTTTTGAGGcacattttacttattatgacgtcattttaatatcatataaCGACATAGTATTCTTGTCATAGTCACTTAAGTCCGTACACCTTGAAACTTGACGAGAGTCTCTTTTTTGACCACAAATTCAGATTTCAATTaatcttaaagtttttttttttatctgagCTGGTGTGAGCCGTTGCCGTTGCGGTTAGGTCTGTCAGagagaataaaagaaaaaaaacatgacatgacagctaccaaaaggatcttgtgacgcttttttgacattgagataggggcgctagtgtgctgacagaatttattttgacttatTCCCATCTGATTAGATATTCTTGTCGGTCTATTGTAACTGTCTGGTCTATCTAAAGGTTTGATTTTGATTACAGGAGAGTTTAAGGTTGTAGCGCACTCACCCGGCACCGACTCGCCATAAACTcgatataaagttaataaaaggaTACGTATTTCTTGTTCGTACAAATTTACGACAGACGATCGACCTTGacatctttttattaattttgaagtgTGATATGAAAGTTGTATGTATggttgtatgtatgtatactcTTGCCAAGTTTTAGGGCGATGTAAGAATCCATAGAGTCGTGAATGAATGAGTGAGTGAGTGAGTGAGCGGCGGTCAGTCCGAGTCGCTCCCGGACTCGGATAGACAGAGATCGTCGTTGAGAACGCTCGGCAATGCCGGATTGACCACTGTACCTGTTTAAATAGAAcaattatattagaaaaatcaCAAAATCCAGGAAAAATCTGTACGGAGTGAGGCTATtagtgcaacagatgttgctggcgtctaccactatctgtatgtatgtatgctATGTTACACAGTATCTTCTTCTTCTTAGTCaagtaacgcccactgctgggcatagacctcccccaaagatcacCACGATGATCCTATGCAACCCGCTGTACACAATATGTTAGTGGCATATTATGCATTATGTACGTACCATTGGTGGTGGGAGGGTGGTGTGTGCGGGGGTGCGCGGGGGATTCGTTGTCATCGCTGTCACTACCACTGCCACTATCGCTGTCACTGTCACTAGACGAGCTGGACGAGCTGTCGTCCTGAGAGGCCGCCTgtcacacaaaaaaaaaataacttatattattGTCCATTAATCCgttgcgtggaattaaaataaaactgagtTATTCGCTTCTGAGATATGTGAAAATAAAGTTCAACATCTAGCAAGCTTGCAGTTTTCCGAAATAAAAGTAGCTTATGCATTATTCCAAGCATCTTTGTAACAAATTGCACTCAAATCCGTTTCCAGTTCGTGACCTAGTAACAAATGTCAATCAAtccaaacatatttatatcttaccGAAGAAGGCGGCTGCGCGAGCGCAGGGGGCGGGGCGTGCATATGCTGCGCGTGGGCGGCGTGTCCCGCGTGAGGCATGTGCTGTGCGGGGGGCACGTGAGGCACGTGCTGTGCGGGGGGCACGTGGGGCACGTGCTGCGCGGGGGGCACGTGGGGCACGTGCTGTGTGACGGGCGGGAGAGAGGCGgtgggcgcggggggcgcggggggcgcgagGGGCGCGGGCGCATCGTCTAACCCTATCATGGGCAACGACGCTAATGTACTGTTGCCGCCCGCTGACcaactaaatataaagaaattgtaaacaaGTTAGTAGTAGGtaattacaaacatatttattatgcaATATAACTGTAAGTACTTAAATTCTTTTAGTTAGATTTTATACTAGGAGTTTCTAATTATTAACTGTGTTACgtatcaaaaaataacaataattaaattaaataaatcaaaattaaatacattttaagaaattaaaatctgCAAATTTGACTTTCGTTTTTTCGTGTCGTTACATGTCACGTTATATTAATCAGAAAGCTTGACGTGACGCCTTTAACGgcattattttcattgataatattttcgtAGGTCAAAATTCAGTACCACAACAATATACAGAAATACGATTCTACTCTACAACATGGCGTGACGTCACTAGATGCCTCGAGATGGTTACCGTgttttcaaaacataaaaaactcaatttaattgtattttttcttaaacatgATAGTCATTAATACTTTAAAGTGCAACTAAAGTATTGAAATTACTTGCATCTTAACACTTTCCTTGCCACTGACTCGCCCTGCAAGTTCACTTGAACATGTAAGAATCCTGTAAGCAAGTATAGTGAATCAATGCACACTTACGGAGCTTGCGGCGGCGATGTTTTGACTCTGGAGGGCGAGCGCACCATGTTCTGGGGCTTCGGCGCATTGTTGTTGAACCGGGACTGACTGGTGGCTTGACCACCATTCACATCTGGCAACATTACATATACCCATAAAgaggtttatttatttatttatttgatagatATAGCAGAtgaacataggctacatatgtAGGTAAagcgaaatataaaatttataatattttcttggaTTTGTTTCATCTCGGCAAATTGTTTAGCTTAAAGACATTACTGAACCGAATTAGTCTCAATGTGTTATAGATGACATTAACTTTGCATTCGCAACAGTATACCGATCAAATTGTTTCAACAATGtccagtttacattattccagtccaaCAGTCCAGTGCTGTATTACAACT
Proteins encoded in this region:
- the LOC106712642 gene encoding ell-associated factor Eaf yields the protein MADKHSLNYDVRELKLGSSFTNNKTSQYHTIKYDFKPASVDVNKMATVDVGTNNQVTVTVPHLDGAGVPQTVFKGSQRPYTKECVLIIDRVTGEITLEKLSSNIQVKKTRQETAQKPRPLTPVTTDFTNTTQRSSSRTRVATNRRTNNNSNVNGGQATSQSRFNNNAPKPQNMVRSPSRVKTSPPQAPWSAGGNSTLASLPMIGLDDAPAPLAPPAPPAPTASLPPVTQHVPHVPPAQHVPHVPPAQHVPHVPPAQHMPHAGHAAHAQHMHAPPPALAQPPSSAASQDDSSSSSSSDSDSDSGSGSDSDDNESPAHPRTHHPPTTNGTVVNPALPSVLNDDLCLSESGSDSD